The proteins below are encoded in one region of Ephemeroptericola cinctiostellae:
- the aroB gene encoding 3-dehydroquinate synthase, whose amino-acid sequence MKIINVELGDRAYPIVIGNRAMHSKEHLERAIKGQSVLIVTNDMVGPLYADPLVETLSALGKTVQVHMLPTGEQYKNLETLNSIFDVLLENEFDRRTTIVALGGGVVGDMAGFAAASYMRGVPFIQIPTTLLSQVDSSVGGKTGINHPLGKNMIGAFYQPQLVLTDLNAFKTLPQKELSAGMAEVIKHGAIFDAEYFAWLEGNMGALMAKDETSLTDAIVRSCEIKAEVVAGDERESGQRAILNFGHTFGHAIEAGMGYGAWLHGEAVGVGMVLAADLSQRLGMLSAEEVARIRSVVQAAGLPTAPPPLGIDRMIEMMKLDKKAEAGQIKFVLLDGIGRAVIQAVPEDVLRETLQVCA is encoded by the coding sequence ATGAAAATCATCAACGTCGAACTGGGTGATCGGGCTTATCCGATCGTCATCGGCAACCGTGCCATGCATTCAAAAGAACACCTTGAGCGCGCCATTAAAGGTCAATCGGTGCTCATCGTCACCAATGACATGGTGGGGCCCTTATACGCAGACCCACTGGTCGAAACGCTGAGTGCTTTAGGCAAAACCGTTCAAGTGCACATGCTGCCAACGGGCGAGCAATACAAAAATTTAGAAACCTTGAACAGTATTTTTGACGTTTTACTCGAAAATGAATTCGATCGTCGCACCACCATCGTTGCCCTTGGTGGCGGCGTCGTCGGTGATATGGCGGGTTTCGCCGCAGCCTCATACATGCGCGGAGTGCCGTTCATTCAAATACCGACCACATTGTTGTCGCAGGTGGACTCATCGGTGGGCGGTAAAACAGGCATCAACCACCCATTGGGTAAAAACATGATTGGTGCGTTTTACCAGCCACAGCTCGTATTGACAGATTTGAATGCATTCAAGACACTGCCACAAAAAGAACTGTCTGCGGGCATGGCCGAAGTCATCAAGCATGGCGCCATTTTTGATGCCGAGTATTTTGCATGGCTTGAAGGCAATATGGGCGCACTCATGGCCAAAGATGAAACCAGTTTAACCGATGCCATTGTTCGTTCGTGTGAAATCAAAGCCGAAGTGGTGGCTGGCGATGAACGTGAATCGGGTCAGCGAGCGATTCTAAATTTTGGCCACACCTTTGGTCACGCCATTGAAGCAGGCATGGGCTATGGCGCGTGGTTGCATGGTGAAGCGGTCGGGGTTGGCATGGTGTTGGCGGCTGATTTGTCGCAACGATTGGGCATGCTCAGTGCAGAAGAGGTGGCGCGTATTCGTTCAGTGGTTCAGGCCGCAGGTTTGCCGACAGCCCCGCCTCCATTGGGCATTGACAGAATGATTGAGATGATGAAGCTCGATAAGAAAGCAGAGGCAGGTCAAATTAAATTCGTTCTGTTGGATGGCATTGGCCGTGCGGTGATTCAGGCCGTACCAGAAGACGTACTGCGCGAAACTTTGCAAGTGTGCGCATAA
- a CDS encoding shikimate kinase, whose translation MSKKRIHSSLPITAAQQALFADVPNISLVGLMGSGKSTVGRILANTLKRPYFDSDEEIVSRTGASVPTIFEIEGEAGFREREAKMIRELSEKQQVVISTGGGAVLREDNRAALKAGGLVVYLSTTPERLLVRTRYDRNRPLLQNPDPLGTLKKMHEFRHPIYSQMADIIVTTGSGQVSQVAMHIIEAISKKIAKDQGLT comes from the coding sequence ATGAGTAAAAAACGCATTCATTCCAGTCTGCCCATCACGGCGGCTCAACAAGCACTGTTTGCTGATGTGCCCAACATCAGTCTTGTCGGCCTCATGGGGTCAGGTAAGTCAACCGTAGGCCGCATTTTGGCCAACACATTGAAACGCCCCTATTTTGATTCGGATGAAGAAATTGTCAGCCGCACCGGTGCATCTGTGCCCACTATTTTTGAAATTGAAGGTGAAGCAGGTTTTCGCGAGCGCGAAGCTAAAATGATCCGAGAACTCAGTGAAAAGCAGCAAGTGGTTATTTCCACTGGGGGCGGTGCGGTGTTGCGAGAAGATAACCGCGCTGCATTGAAAGCGGGCGGTTTGGTCGTGTATTTGTCGACCACACCCGAACGCTTGTTGGTGCGCACGCGTTATGACCGCAATCGCCCTTTATTGCAGAATCCAGATCCGCTTGGGACATTGAAAAAAATGCATGAATTTCGCCATCCGATTTACTCACAAATGGCTGACATCATTGTCACGACAGGGTCGGGTCAAGTGAGCCAAGTCGCGATGCACATCATTGAAGCCATTTCAAAAAAAATAGCCAAAGACCAAGGTTTGACTTAG
- a CDS encoding type IV pilus secretin PilQ, giving the protein MTGVHHSKKWQSVLLLTLLGLSSAAWSQAVNVPISSLNAIQKRMAFSFQDVPARALLQVLGETAGVNIVADDSVTGNITLNLKDATWQEALDVIARSKHLRVEQDKNTYFVRGEGFELGNGSGAANTSDGIYRSPEVIELQYQKAEEVGKMINTDGKSFLSNGGAVIWDNRTNQLVMMDTPDRVNQMRQVMRKMDMPSRQVLIEARIVEAEDSFSRSLGVKLGFNNASHSGFTTITDPLDSSKTISVPVRSGVTVGSTLSNVLGATGQTSDTTVGNMINFPALSNSSGTSAANFALSLYSSGLSQFVNLEVSALETDGKGKIISSPRVVTSNNVAAVIEQGTEIPYQQQANSSGATTVSFRKASLKLEVTPQITPKGDVVMDVDVAKDSVGTLTSAGYTINTKHVKTKVKVENGGTVVIGGIYQESTGNTVEKVPLLGDLPLLGNLFKTTNKSTSKTELLIFLTPYVLDEQGHPLAVSNTTLLAQPEK; this is encoded by the coding sequence ATGACTGGTGTGCATCATTCAAAAAAATGGCAATCGGTGCTTTTGCTCACCTTGTTGGGTTTGAGTTCTGCGGCATGGTCGCAAGCCGTCAATGTCCCCATAAGCAGTTTGAACGCGATTCAAAAACGCATGGCTTTTTCCTTTCAAGATGTCCCCGCCCGTGCCTTATTACAGGTGTTGGGTGAAACAGCAGGCGTTAATATTGTGGCGGATGACTCGGTCACGGGCAACATCACCTTGAATTTAAAAGATGCCACATGGCAAGAGGCCTTGGACGTGATCGCCCGTTCAAAACACTTGCGTGTGGAGCAAGATAAAAACACATACTTTGTGCGGGGTGAGGGTTTTGAGTTGGGCAATGGCTCGGGCGCGGCCAACACATCGGACGGCATTTATCGCAGTCCTGAGGTGATTGAGCTGCAATACCAAAAGGCCGAAGAGGTGGGCAAAATGATCAATACCGATGGCAAATCATTCCTATCCAATGGCGGAGCTGTGATTTGGGACAACCGCACCAATCAATTGGTGATGATGGACACCCCAGATCGTGTCAATCAAATGCGTCAAGTGATGCGTAAAATGGACATGCCGTCACGTCAAGTTTTGATAGAAGCACGCATTGTTGAAGCAGAAGACAGTTTTTCACGCAGCTTAGGTGTTAAGTTGGGGTTTAATAACGCCAGCCATTCTGGTTTCACCACCATCACCGATCCGTTGGATTCGAGCAAAACCATTTCTGTTCCCGTGCGTTCAGGTGTGACCGTCGGCAGCACCTTAAGCAATGTGCTGGGCGCGACGGGACAGACAAGCGACACCACTGTTGGTAATATGATTAATTTTCCAGCATTGTCCAACAGCTCGGGCACATCTGCAGCGAATTTTGCATTGAGTTTGTACAGCTCGGGTTTGAGTCAATTTGTCAACTTAGAGGTGAGTGCGCTTGAAACGGACGGCAAAGGTAAAATCATTTCCAGTCCTCGGGTGGTCACAAGCAACAACGTCGCCGCTGTGATCGAGCAAGGCACAGAAATCCCGTACCAGCAGCAGGCCAACAGCTCAGGTGCGACAACGGTGTCATTCCGCAAGGCCAGCCTGAAGCTGGAAGTCACCCCTCAAATCACCCCCAAAGGCGATGTGGTGATGGATGTGGATGTGGCCAAAGATTCCGTGGGCACATTGACTTCAGCGGGTTACACCATCAACACCAAACATGTTAAAACCAAAGTGAAAGTCGAAAACGGCGGCACAGTCGTTATTGGCGGTATTTATCAAGAGTCCACTGGTAATACCGTCGAAAAAGTACCTTTGCTCGGCGATCTCCCTTTGCTTGGCAATTTATTTAAAACCACCAATAAAAGCACCTCAAAAACTGAGTTGCTGATTTTTCTCACGCCTTACGTGCTCGATGAGCAAGGACACCCGTTAGCGGTGAGCAACACCACATTATTAGCACAACCTGAAAAATGA